A single region of the Planctomycetota bacterium genome encodes:
- a CDS encoding PilZ domain-containing protein — translation MVQYKPVHFLGLFGKTSKKHLILDISRDGMQFVTREGFKKEALLSLDISAPDLDNGIIHAQGRVAWVRKAPDLEAYGVGVKFDPMEQTEQDKLKSLIDTNNLNKTKISDSVHLKINGKL, via the coding sequence ATGGTCCAATATAAACCGGTCCATTTTTTGGGGTTGTTTGGCAAGACCTCCAAAAAGCATCTGATACTGGATATCTCGCGAGATGGGATGCAGTTTGTCACGCGGGAGGGATTTAAGAAAGAGGCGCTGCTCTCCCTGGATATCTCGGCGCCGGACCTGGATAACGGGATAATCCACGCCCAAGGCCGGGTGGCCTGGGTCAGAAAGGCGCCGGACCTGGAGGCCTATGGCGTGGGCGTTAAATTCGACCCGATGGAACAGACGGAACAGGATAAACTGAAATCGCTGATTGACACCAATAACCTGAATAAGACCAAGATTTCCGACAGCGTGCATCTTAAAATAAACGGTAAATTATGA
- a CDS encoding diguanylate cyclase, whose protein sequence is MPSLVLIIGIGLTLFFFFWLRSVELRQLQDDLNITSRDRIQDVIEHMEQRKSKLFNFANAFYYAHSDNILKGNVEGFSQTANLFLTSHSDIKKIMLIPRVGDAQRARFESSLRSRDNSPLQITEENNKGMLTRAGPRPEYFPVHSVEPLGENYDYVGFDLSSQPTYRETIDRVCKTGDILCTDRIPLAFGSKDRFGVALFIAVYRGNAFSAEERTKNLFGLVGMVIDIGRTVEISFDKFKDEGIDLYLYDSSDDDNKHLLYYNRSLAPFGVQRHASLSSAGDRITNPPEVGHSVLHFRQEFSVAGRQWTVLAVPTPGFLATRRNRLPWSILVMGLLATGLVSFYFITGSRRTAQITQLVARRTSELSAEITERTKAEATIKDANLQLTHWAAKLDRYNRQVTLLSEMSEQLHLCLTSEEAYRVIKQFVKKLFPDESGALYIINASKNFLEAVVTWGDLAIEPVVSPDDCWALRRGQINLVNASHSGVLCRHFAKPAAFSYYMCLPMMAQGETIGILNIRHLKTTSDDSQTRYFEAQKQLATTVVEHISSALANLSLRKKLREQSIRDPLTELFNRRYMEESLERELHRAKRNNLPIGIIMFDIDNFKVFNDTAGHDAGDKVLQALAGLMKAQIREEDIACRFGGEEFILILPDMPLDKVKERAENLRSKAQTLTLSHKDKPLGPITISLGVSVFPLHGATAETLIKSADQAMYRSKESGKNRVMISDVTEPPKDGGQILKPEKIGKHL, encoded by the coding sequence ATGCCATCTCTGGTTCTCATCATTGGCATCGGATTAACGCTGTTCTTTTTCTTCTGGCTGCGGTCCGTGGAACTCCGGCAATTACAGGACGACCTTAATATCACCTCGCGAGACCGAATACAAGACGTAATTGAGCATATGGAACAACGCAAGTCAAAGCTATTTAACTTCGCCAATGCCTTTTATTACGCCCACAGCGATAATATATTAAAGGGCAATGTCGAGGGGTTTTCGCAAACGGCCAACCTGTTCTTAACCAGCCATTCGGACATTAAAAAGATAATGCTGATACCCCGGGTAGGCGATGCCCAGCGCGCCAGGTTCGAATCCTCGCTGCGCAGCCGGGATAATTCTCCGCTCCAGATTACCGAAGAAAACAACAAGGGAATGTTAACCCGCGCCGGCCCCCGCCCGGAATATTTCCCGGTCCATTCGGTGGAACCCCTGGGAGAAAATTACGACTACGTCGGTTTCGATCTATCTTCTCAACCAACCTATAGGGAAACCATAGACCGGGTCTGTAAAACCGGCGATATCCTCTGCACAGACCGCATTCCGCTGGCCTTCGGCTCCAAAGACCGGTTCGGGGTGGCGCTCTTTATCGCAGTTTACCGGGGCAATGCCTTCTCCGCTGAAGAGCGGACCAAAAACCTCTTCGGTCTGGTGGGCATGGTTATTGACATCGGCCGAACGGTGGAAATATCATTTGATAAATTTAAGGATGAAGGAATCGACCTGTACCTTTATGATTCCTCAGATGATGATAACAAACATCTGCTTTACTATAATCGTTCGCTTGCGCCCTTCGGCGTTCAGCGTCATGCCTCGCTTAGTTCGGCCGGCGACAGAATAACCAACCCACCGGAAGTAGGTCATTCCGTATTGCACTTCCGGCAGGAATTCTCCGTTGCCGGGCGCCAATGGACAGTGCTGGCCGTTCCCACGCCGGGTTTTCTGGCCACGCGCCGGAACCGTCTGCCCTGGAGCATATTGGTTATGGGGCTACTGGCCACCGGACTGGTAAGTTTCTATTTTATCACCGGTTCCCGGCGCACGGCACAAATTACCCAACTGGTAGCCCGGCGCACCTCGGAACTGTCCGCTGAAATCACCGAGCGCACTAAGGCCGAGGCCACGATTAAGGACGCCAACCTCCAACTGACCCACTGGGCGGCTAAACTGGACCGCTATAACCGCCAGGTCACCCTGTTAAGCGAGATGAGCGAACAACTCCACCTGTGCCTGACCAGCGAAGAGGCCTATCGCGTCATAAAACAGTTCGTAAAGAAATTATTCCCGGACGAATCCGGCGCGCTTTATATCATCAACGCCTCCAAGAATTTCCTGGAAGCCGTGGTGACCTGGGGCGACCTGGCGATTGAACCCGTGGTCTCACCGGACGACTGCTGGGCGCTCAGGCGCGGGCAGATCAACCTGGTCAATGCCTCCCACTCCGGCGTATTGTGCCGCCATTTTGCCAAGCCAGCTGCATTCAGTTACTATATGTGCCTACCGATGATGGCCCAGGGCGAAACCATCGGCATCCTGAATATCCGCCACCTTAAAACCACCAGTGATGACAGTCAGACCCGTTATTTCGAAGCCCAGAAGCAACTGGCCACTACTGTCGTGGAACACATTTCATCGGCCCTGGCTAATCTAAGCTTGCGCAAGAAACTCCGCGAGCAATCCATCCGGGATCCGCTGACCGAACTGTTTAACCGCCGTTATATGGAGGAATCCCTGGAGCGCGAACTGCATCGGGCCAAACGCAACAATTTGCCCATCGGCATTATTATGTTCGATATCGACAACTTCAAGGTATTCAACGACACGGCCGGCCACGATGCCGGTGACAAGGTTCTTCAGGCCCTGGCCGGTCTGATGAAGGCGCAAATCCGCGAGGAAGACATCGCCTGCCGGTTCGGCGGCGAGGAATTCATCCTCATCCTGCCGGATATGCCGCTGGATAAGGTCAAGGAGCGGGCTGAGAATCTGCGCAGCAAAGCCCAGACGCTTACCCTGAGCCATAAGGATAAGCCGCTCGGCCCGATTACCATTTCGCTGGGCGTGTCGGTTTTCCCTTTGCACGGCGCTACGGCCGAGACCCTTATCAAGTCCGCGGACCAGGCCATGTATCGCTCCAAGGAGTCCGGCAAAAACCGGGTGATGATCAGCGATGTTACGGAACCGCCCAAAGACGGCGGCCAGATATTGAAACCGGAAAAAATCGGGAAACACCTGTGA
- a CDS encoding sigma 54-interacting transcriptional regulator has protein sequence MENKKFEDGLLRDSGLKLIGKAPWGTHFCQFYQTKQDLINILVPYFKAGLKNNEFCMWITSEPLGAAEAKSALAKEVKDLDDYIKKGHIEILDYRQWYTKSGRFNEDAVLAGWAAKEEKALKKGFAGLRLSGNTFWLEKKDWKAFTDYEEAVNNVIGQHRMMAICTYSLDRCNALEIIDVISNHQFALINRSGKWEVIESSDYRQAKEALKESEAKYRSIIETANEGIWIADAQTRTIYINRKMSNMLGYSPEEMIGKSYFNFMAKEGKAMARGKMKQRRRGVREIYENKYLHKDGSPRWMLISVSPVTDDKGNFAGSMAMFTDITERKKTEKELAYLSKFPSENPNPIMRIAPNGILLYCNKAGASLTKHWKWEMNKAISAEWRKLVADAFKSGARKDIEMEADRRFFVFTLAPIAAEDYVNVYGRDITERKQAEETLREREKWLSKTQEIAHLGTWELDLVNNRLYWSDEVYRIFGLKPQEFTATYEAFLERVHPDDRAAVNNAYTESLRQGKNAYEIEHRIVRKATGKIRIVHEKCEHIRDENNKVIYSIGMVHDITERRQADEAVKKSEQKLKAIFNSMPCVVMIMDEERRVMAINNASQQILGIPSDKIFNQRWGDALKCIHASETPQGCGFSASCSNCQVRNTALTALSGNSIQKVKADFEFLVNGEIQKRLLAINAAPIEYEQKKMAVIIVEDITELAYLRQRLKIEHSFAGIVGKDEKMLELYDSIRELADSSAPVLVQGESGTGKELVASAIHNEGPRRNKQFVPVNCGALPDGLLESELFGHCRGAFTGAIRDKKGRFELAHGGTIFLDEVGDLSPAMQVKLLRVLQDGSFEPVGSEKTMKVDVRIISATNKNLHKEIKAGRFREDLFYRLCVVPLTMPPLREKINDIPLLAKTFLEWSAKEYQKEKVSLSPEALDILMGYYWPGNVRELQNALQFAMVKCRGKVIKPENLPASISPFNKRPLLRRQRKGKLDSRSVEEALKKTAGNKLEAAKLLGVGRATIHRFLAEK, from the coding sequence ATGGAAAACAAGAAGTTTGAAGACGGACTGTTGAGAGATAGCGGACTCAAACTCATTGGCAAAGCCCCCTGGGGCACCCATTTCTGCCAGTTCTACCAGACCAAACAAGACCTGATAAACATCCTGGTCCCCTATTTCAAGGCCGGGCTAAAGAACAACGAGTTCTGTATGTGGATAACCTCGGAGCCGCTCGGGGCTGCTGAGGCCAAAAGCGCCCTGGCCAAAGAGGTCAAGGACCTGGATGACTACATCAAAAAAGGCCATATAGAAATCCTGGATTACCGGCAGTGGTACACCAAATCCGGCAGGTTTAATGAAGACGCAGTTTTGGCCGGTTGGGCTGCCAAAGAGGAAAAGGCGTTAAAAAAGGGATTTGCCGGCCTGCGCCTGAGCGGCAACACCTTCTGGCTGGAGAAAAAAGACTGGAAGGCGTTCACCGATTACGAAGAAGCCGTCAACAACGTCATCGGACAGCACCGGATGATGGCCATCTGCACCTATTCGCTGGACAGATGCAACGCCCTGGAAATCATTGACGTCATCTCCAATCATCAGTTCGCCCTGATTAACCGGTCCGGCAAATGGGAGGTCATTGAAAGTTCGGATTACCGTCAGGCCAAGGAGGCGCTTAAGGAAAGCGAGGCCAAATACCGCTCAATCATAGAAACCGCCAATGAGGGCATCTGGATTGCCGACGCGCAGACGAGGACAATTTATATCAACAGAAAAATGTCCAATATGCTGGGCTACAGCCCAGAGGAAATGATAGGGAAATCATATTTCAATTTCATGGCCAAAGAAGGCAAGGCAATGGCCAGGGGCAAGATGAAACAGCGCCGCCGGGGCGTCAGAGAAATCTATGAAAACAAGTATCTTCACAAGGACGGCTCGCCCCGATGGATGCTGATAAGCGTTTCCCCGGTTACCGACGACAAGGGCAATTTTGCCGGCTCTATGGCCATGTTCACGGACATCACCGAACGCAAGAAAACCGAGAAAGAGCTGGCCTACCTCTCCAAATTTCCGTCCGAAAATCCCAATCCGATAATGAGGATTGCGCCAAACGGCATTCTTTTATATTGCAACAAGGCCGGCGCTTCTTTGACCAAACATTGGAAATGGGAAATGAATAAAGCCATATCAGCCGAGTGGCGCAAGTTAGTTGCCGATGCATTCAAGTCCGGCGCACGCAAAGATATTGAAATGGAAGCCGACAGACGCTTCTTTGTTTTTACCTTGGCGCCCATTGCGGCCGAGGACTATGTCAACGTCTATGGCCGCGATATCACCGAACGCAAGCAGGCCGAGGAAACGCTCAGGGAACGGGAAAAATGGCTCAGCAAGACCCAGGAAATCGCCCATCTAGGCACCTGGGAGCTTGACCTGGTAAATAACCGCCTCTATTGGTCCGACGAGGTATATCGCATCTTCGGCCTGAAACCCCAGGAATTTACGGCCACCTACGAGGCATTCCTGGAACGGGTGCATCCGGACGACCGGGCCGCGGTTAATAACGCCTACACCGAATCCCTGCGCCAGGGCAAAAACGCCTACGAAATAGAACACCGGATTGTCCGTAAGGCTACCGGGAAAATCCGCATTGTCCATGAAAAATGCGAGCATATCCGCGATGAAAACAACAAGGTTATCTATTCAATCGGGATGGTCCACGACATCACCGAGCGCAGGCAAGCGGATGAAGCCGTCAAGAAATCTGAGCAGAAACTCAAGGCCATATTTAATTCCATGCCCTGCGTGGTGATGATAATGGACGAGGAACGTCGGGTCATGGCTATCAACAATGCCTCCCAGCAAATCCTCGGCATCCCGTCTGATAAAATATTCAACCAGCGCTGGGGCGATGCCCTAAAGTGTATCCACGCCTCGGAAACGCCGCAGGGCTGTGGATTTTCCGCAAGTTGCAGCAACTGCCAAGTCAGGAATACGGCCCTGACGGCCCTGTCCGGCAACAGCATACAGAAGGTCAAGGCGGATTTTGAATTTCTGGTGAACGGTGAAATCCAAAAGCGGCTGCTGGCCATCAACGCCGCGCCCATAGAATACGAACAGAAGAAAATGGCCGTAATTATCGTGGAGGATATAACCGAACTGGCCTATCTGCGCCAGCGGCTCAAGATAGAGCATTCCTTTGCCGGCATCGTGGGCAAGGATGAAAAGATGCTGGAATTATACGACTCCATCAGGGAATTGGCCGACTCCAGCGCCCCGGTCCTGGTTCAGGGCGAGAGCGGTACCGGCAAGGAACTGGTCGCTTCGGCTATCCACAATGAAGGCCCGCGCCGGAATAAACAATTCGTGCCGGTTAATTGCGGCGCCCTGCCGGACGGCCTGCTGGAAAGCGAATTGTTCGGCCATTGCCGGGGCGCGTTTACCGGCGCCATCCGCGACAAAAAAGGACGGTTTGAACTGGCCCACGGCGGTACGATTTTCTTGGACGAGGTGGGCGACCTGAGCCCGGCCATGCAGGTCAAATTGCTTCGGGTCCTCCAGGACGGCTCGTTTGAGCCGGTCGGCTCTGAAAAGACCATGAAGGTCGATGTCCGGATCATCAGCGCCACCAACAAAAACCTGCACAAGGAAATCAAGGCCGGACGCTTCCGGGAAGACCTGTTCTATCGGCTGTGCGTGGTACCCCTGACCATGCCGCCCCTCAGGGAAAAAATCAACGACATCCCGCTTCTGGCCAAGACCTTCCTGGAATGGTCGGCCAAAGAATACCAAAAGGAAAAGGTATCGCTATCTCCGGAGGCGTTGGATATCCTGATGGGATATTATTGGCCCGGTAATGTCCGGGAATTGCAGAACGCCCTGCAATTCGCAATGGTTAAATGCCGGGGCAAGGTGATTAAGCCAGAGAACCTTCCGGCCAGCATATCTCCATTTAATAAACGCCCGCTCCTGCGCAGGCAGCGAAAAGGCAAGCTTGACTCACGGTCTGTGGAAGAGGCCCTGAAAAAAACCGCGGGCAACAAACTGGAGGCCGCCAAACTCTTGGGCGTGGGCCGGGCCACCATCCACCGGTTCCTGGCTGAGAAATAG
- a CDS encoding serine/threonine protein kinase translates to MDTIKKELIGGDFELDRQKLIGTGSWGNVYLGFQRSLSRPVAIKILKKELVQEENFVKYFQREASTMAKVVDEHIVQVYFAGEYDGSYFFIMEYVPGKPLSRFLERGRKFTVPETIYVAKAVAHALKAAWESPAKIVHRDIKPSNIMVSYTSTIINPLIQEHQPPENLAFLDLNIMESKIKVMDFGLARISKGILESTMNGRIIGTPKYISPEQGVGNPADIRSDIYSLGIVIYETAAGRIPFEEDSAIDLIKSHIHTEPPAPSLFNNRISGNLEAVILKCIQKNPMDRYQNPNELLAALKAVQQANDPQSYPVVDPPGRRATDPQGQDVRLTLPPPPVEAPVNDLQDYLVGGSASTRPQETGDKYPTIIRIIQESKIKYWAVAIALLLVIVIGIIASFTLNNKVNLFTVSPDSSVPNVKFDALLSQARLAIKLKEFDRAKELMMQAAGQNLDSGELKKLIQEYNTAQPCPVQENLIPTIRGMLKHAQMEIADNNFDKARFILSEAYFLDPCSPEIDVVFHEMEAKKKLLQTPSVNSAANQKIEALLQEGLAFLRQKNVADAERKLIEARYLALQNPGNLKELGDAINNLLENIKKESSGK, encoded by the coding sequence ATGGATACTATAAAAAAAGAGTTAATCGGCGGTGATTTTGAACTGGACCGGCAGAAACTCATCGGCACCGGCTCATGGGGCAATGTCTATCTCGGTTTCCAACGTTCCCTCAGCCGGCCGGTGGCTATTAAGATACTAAAAAAAGAACTGGTCCAGGAGGAAAATTTCGTCAAGTATTTTCAGCGCGAGGCCAGCACCATGGCTAAAGTCGTGGATGAACATATCGTCCAGGTCTATTTCGCCGGTGAGTATGACGGCTCGTATTTCTTTATTATGGAATATGTCCCGGGCAAACCACTGTCCAGATTCCTCGAACGCGGCCGGAAATTCACCGTGCCGGAAACCATCTATGTAGCTAAGGCCGTAGCCCATGCATTGAAAGCCGCCTGGGAATCGCCGGCTAAAATAGTCCACCGCGACATCAAACCCTCCAATATCATGGTTTCTTACACCAGCACTATTATCAACCCCCTGATCCAGGAACACCAGCCGCCGGAAAACCTGGCCTTTCTGGATTTGAACATTATGGAAAGCAAAATCAAGGTCATGGATTTCGGACTGGCCCGGATCAGCAAGGGAATTCTGGAATCGACCATGAATGGCCGGATTATCGGCACTCCTAAATATATCTCGCCCGAACAAGGAGTGGGCAATCCGGCTGATATTCGCTCGGATATCTATTCGCTGGGCATTGTTATATATGAAACTGCGGCCGGACGGATTCCCTTTGAAGAAGATTCGGCCATAGACCTAATTAAAAGCCATATCCATACCGAGCCGCCGGCTCCCAGTTTATTTAACAACCGCATTTCCGGAAATTTAGAGGCAGTCATACTCAAATGCATCCAGAAAAACCCGATGGATCGTTATCAGAACCCCAATGAATTATTGGCCGCCTTAAAAGCCGTGCAACAGGCAAATGACCCACAGAGTTATCCGGTGGTCGACCCGCCGGGCCGCCGGGCAACCGACCCGCAGGGTCAGGATGTTCGGCTAACCCTGCCGCCGCCCCCGGTCGAGGCGCCGGTGAATGACTTACAAGACTACCTAGTAGGCGGTTCCGCATCAACCAGGCCGCAGGAAACCGGCGATAAATACCCAACCATTATACGGATTATTCAGGAATCTAAAATAAAATACTGGGCTGTTGCGATTGCCCTGCTATTGGTTATCGTTATCGGCATCATCGCCTCTTTCACCCTAAACAACAAGGTTAACCTATTTACCGTATCGCCGGATTCGTCAGTCCCAAATGTCAAATTTGACGCCCTACTCAGCCAGGCCCGACTGGCCATTAAACTCAAAGAATTTGACCGGGCCAAGGAATTAATGATGCAGGCCGCAGGCCAGAATCTTGATTCCGGTGAACTGAAAAAACTCATCCAGGAATACAACACCGCCCAGCCCTGTCCGGTTCAGGAAAACCTGATTCCAACCATCAGGGGTATGCTTAAACACGCCCAGATGGAAATAGCGGACAATAATTTTGACAAGGCGCGCTTTATCTTATCCGAAGCCTATTTCCTGGACCCGTGCTCACCGGAAATAGACGTGGTCTTCCACGAGATGGAGGCGAAAAAGAAATTGCTCCAGACCCCGTCCGTTAACTCCGCTGCCAACCAGAAAATCGAGGCCTTACTCCAGGAAGGGCTGGCCTTTCTCCGGCAGAAAAATGTCGCGGACGCCGAACGCAAACTCATCGAAGCCCGTTACCTGGCCCTGCAAAACCCCGGCAACCTCAAGGAATTAGGGGACGCCATAAACAATCTCCTGGAAAATATCAAGAAAGAATCAAGTGGCAAATAA
- a CDS encoding TM0106 family RecB-like putative nuclease has translation MTRPKKITAQDVYNYTKCRYRVYLDSNGDRKEKGEAGPFVKLLWENGLLKEKEYILTLSKERVEDLSMYLPDAAFEKTIESMKAGRELIYQGCLQVDTFLGRPDLLLKHADGSSKFGAYYYEPIDIKAGRGWEEKDGARIKFKEHYAFQLMFYRMVLKTIQGCLPEEARIINVNKEPESFNPGEFELGFETALAEVTDLVQGRKTSEPALGGGCAQCEWHGHCHKWARENNDPTLIFYVGRQAKLKLKEAGLRTVNDIAGMDITKYLKGKYKIPGVGETTLSKMQKRACVILSGRPEIRAGYSFPDAGNEIYFDIEDDPTRGITYLFGLLIKKGGREDYRCFLAKKPEDEEKAVITFWDFIRKTDDAVYYVYSAKERSTLKHLMERYNLDGEIFNKYVGSEFDLYSDLVFRYSDWPVYSYGLKHIAAQIGFKWRDPDPSGANSIVWYNDYLANPGDEGKIQRIIDYNEDDCRAMVVLTDYFRKAQHQR, from the coding sequence ATGACAAGACCCAAGAAAATCACCGCCCAGGATGTTTATAACTACACCAAATGCCGGTATCGGGTTTATCTTGATTCCAACGGGGACCGGAAGGAAAAAGGCGAGGCCGGGCCGTTCGTAAAGTTATTATGGGAGAATGGGCTCCTGAAGGAAAAAGAATACATCTTGACATTGAGCAAGGAGAGGGTTGAAGACCTCAGCATGTACCTTCCGGATGCGGCATTTGAGAAAACCATTGAAAGCATGAAGGCCGGCCGTGAATTGATATACCAGGGATGCCTTCAGGTGGACACTTTCCTGGGGCGGCCGGACCTCCTTCTCAAGCATGCAGACGGCTCGTCCAAATTCGGCGCTTATTACTACGAGCCGATCGATATCAAGGCCGGTAGGGGATGGGAGGAAAAAGACGGAGCGCGGATTAAATTCAAGGAGCATTACGCCTTTCAACTGATGTTTTACCGAATGGTGCTTAAAACAATCCAGGGATGCCTTCCCGAAGAAGCGCGGATTATCAATGTTAATAAAGAACCGGAAAGTTTCAACCCCGGGGAGTTTGAGCTTGGCTTTGAAACGGCCTTGGCCGAGGTTACAGACCTGGTCCAGGGCCGCAAAACCTCCGAGCCGGCGCTGGGAGGCGGATGCGCCCAGTGCGAATGGCACGGACATTGCCATAAATGGGCCAGGGAAAACAACGACCCGACTCTAATATTTTATGTAGGCAGGCAGGCAAAGCTTAAACTAAAGGAAGCCGGCCTGCGTACGGTTAATGATATTGCCGGCATGGACATAACAAAATATCTTAAGGGAAAATATAAGATACCGGGGGTGGGCGAAACGACATTGTCCAAAATGCAGAAGCGCGCCTGCGTGATACTGTCAGGCCGGCCCGAAATCAGAGCCGGATATTCATTCCCGGACGCCGGGAACGAAATATATTTTGACATCGAGGACGACCCTACGCGGGGAATCACTTACCTATTCGGGCTGCTGATTAAAAAGGGCGGCAGGGAGGATTACCGTTGTTTCCTGGCCAAAAAACCAGAAGATGAGGAAAAGGCCGTCATAACATTCTGGGACTTTATCCGGAAGACGGACGACGCGGTTTATTACGTCTATTCCGCCAAGGAGCGTTCCACCTTAAAGCACCTGATGGAAAGGTATAACCTTGATGGGGAAATTTTCAATAAGTATGTCGGTTCGGAGTTTGACCTTTATAGCGACCTGGTTTTCAGATATTCCGACTGGCCTGTTTATTCCTACGGTTTAAAGCACATCGCGGCACAGATAGGGTTCAAATGGCGCGATCCCGACCCGTCCGGCGCCAACTCTATCGTTTGGTATAATGATTACCTGGCAAATCCAGGGGATGAGGGTAAAATCCAGAGAATTATTGATTATAATGAAGACGACTGCCGGGCTATGGTCGTGCTGACGGATTACTTCAGGAAGGCGCAACACCAAAGGTAG
- a CDS encoding PAS domain S-box protein yields the protein MANKNTKTNGAPNSAETGSTHRNGPNSAPMPYGFGAPRTKHRDAETAPANYKLPLRILVTTVVLIFAVEMEVMVLIDSLQLSKTDRIIIDSLLLVAILAPILYILVFRPVNKIVKQCRQSEEEYHTILRTTLDGFWITDMQGHFRDVNDAYCQMLEYSRAELLRMHISDVEAYESPAEIFGRIQTLMEHGSGRFEVHHRAKSGRILTLDLSINYLREQGRLFVFGHDITRRKQTEQELSDAYDKLNNSVKVLGRHNSEITLLAEMNTMLQASFTIDEAHQIIGQYLPRLYPADSGALYVFNSSRNLAETVVSWGKAVPEEPNFTPEECWAVRLGKPYLSKNTPDAKPGCGHAKNISGILFCVPMISQNEVSGVLALVFSPAEAGTDENIRLEQKKHMAVNIAGHVGPAGQNKPSTLLICRNNFARSFAWQNGNQLEIIDQYNGKSAESNIQSAAVLDLDGDAVPEIVLYDSQAKQLSILKRNGGGVYEIAENADVGYFNLREIFIRDMNNDGAKDLILFGQERFGILYAGVADQQFEPLAGYSTAIKKGVYTRYAVGDVNSDGVKDIVVIEAKRHNLEILSINNKNELRQELTWPIFEDPETNLLDEEMDDYRWRNLPTTEPREIKIADINNDGKSDILLLAHRNLIIYLQE from the coding sequence GTGGCAAATAAAAACACTAAAACCAACGGCGCGCCGAACTCCGCAGAGACCGGGAGTACCCACCGGAACGGACCGAACTCCGCTCCGATGCCCTACGGGTTCGGAGCGCCCCGAACGAAGCATCGGGACGCAGAGACCGCGCCAGCGAACTACAAACTCCCGCTCAGGATTCTTGTCACCACCGTCGTATTAATATTTGCCGTCGAGATGGAGGTGATGGTCCTTATCGACTCCCTGCAGCTGTCCAAGACAGACCGGATAATCATAGATTCGCTTTTGTTAGTCGCCATTCTCGCTCCTATTCTCTACATCCTGGTATTCCGCCCGGTCAACAAAATCGTCAAGCAATGCCGGCAGTCCGAGGAGGAATATCATACCATCCTGCGCACTACATTGGACGGTTTTTGGATTACCGATATGCAGGGCCATTTCCGGGATGTCAACGACGCCTATTGCCAAATGCTCGAATACAGCCGCGCCGAATTGCTCCGGATGCACATCTCGGATGTGGAGGCCTATGAATCGCCGGCCGAAATATTCGGCCGCATCCAAACCCTGATGGAACACGGCTCGGGACGTTTTGAGGTCCACCACCGGGCTAAATCCGGCCGCATCCTCACCCTGGACCTGTCCATTAATTACCTCAGGGAACAGGGCCGGCTCTTCGTCTTCGGGCACGATATCACCAGGCGCAAGCAGACCGAGCAGGAACTCAGCGACGCCTATGACAAACTCAATAATTCGGTGAAAGTCCTGGGCCGGCACAACAGCGAAATAACCCTGCTGGCCGAGATGAATACCATGCTCCAGGCGTCCTTCACTATTGACGAAGCGCATCAGATTATCGGCCAGTATCTACCCCGCCTGTATCCGGCCGACTCCGGCGCGCTTTATGTTTTCAATTCATCGCGTAATTTAGCCGAGACCGTGGTCAGCTGGGGCAAAGCTGTGCCGGAAGAGCCGAACTTTACACCGGAGGAATGCTGGGCGGTCCGGTTAGGCAAACCCTATCTCAGCAAAAACACGCCGGACGCCAAGCCGGGCTGCGGCCACGCCAAAAACATATCCGGCATATTATTCTGCGTGCCGATGATATCACAGAATGAGGTCTCGGGCGTATTGGCTTTGGTCTTCAGCCCGGCCGAGGCCGGCACGGATGAAAACATCCGTCTGGAACAGAAAAAGCATATGGCCGTTAATATTGCCGGCCACGTCGGCCCGGCCGGCCAGAACAAGCCGAGCACGCTGTTGATATGCCGCAACAACTTCGCCCGTTCCTTTGCCTGGCAGAACGGGAATCAGCTGGAGATTATCGACCAGTACAACGGCAAATCCGCCGAATCGAATATCCAGTCGGCCGCCGTTCTTGACCTGGACGGCGACGCGGTTCCTGAAATCGTGCTTTACGACAGCCAGGCCAAGCAGCTGTCCATACTCAAGAGAAACGGCGGCGGCGTTTATGAGATAGCGGAAAACGCGGACGTGGGCTATTTCAACCTCAGGGAAATATTCATCCGGGACATGAATAATGACGGCGCGAAAGACCTGATCCTTTTCGGCCAGGAGCGGTTTGGAATTCTTTATGCCGGGGTTGCCGACCAGCAGTTCGAGCCGCTGGCCGGATACAGCACGGCCATCAAGAAGGGTGTCTATACCCGATACGCGGTGGGTGACGTCAATTCGGACGGCGTAAAAGACATCGTGGTAATCGAGGCCAAGCGGCACAATCTGGAAATCCTTTCCATAAACAATAAAAACGAGCTCAGGCAGGAACTAACCTGGCCGATATTCGAGGACCCTGAAACCAACCTGCTGGATGAAGAGATGGATGACTACCGCTGGCGCAACCTGCCCACCACCGAGCCGCGCGAGATAAAAATAGCGGACATCAACAACGATGGGAAAAGCGACATCCTGCTCCTGGCGCACCGCAACCTCATCATTTATTTGCAGGAGTAG